A genomic window from Longimicrobium sp. includes:
- a CDS encoding DUF4105 domain-containing protein, which translates to MLTRIGVRKMSGRRMPRRRTLLLAGFCMALLGGILWWRNTRPSHQRVWRPEQAVLPTVTFDGGRVHVRNVRDFTFRSETDFTPGYRDRTYDLGRMKRVWFGLSPFNTDWRGPAHTFLSFEFSDGQFVSVSVEARREAGEEYSVWKGLLRRFEVIYVIGEERDVIGVRAVTWKDAVYLYPAKATPDQARALFVDMMKHAQRLEREPEFYNTLWNNCTTSILEPVNRIATEKIPFGVRVVLPGYSDKLAMDHGLLDTDLPLEQARQKFQVNERAQAAIHAPDFSTRIRS; encoded by the coding sequence ATGCTCACCCGGATCGGCGTGCGGAAGATGAGCGGGCGCCGCATGCCACGCCGGCGGACACTTCTCCTGGCGGGATTCTGCATGGCGCTCCTGGGCGGCATCCTGTGGTGGCGTAACACGCGGCCGTCGCACCAGCGGGTGTGGCGACCGGAGCAGGCCGTGCTGCCAACCGTGACGTTCGACGGCGGCCGCGTGCACGTGAGGAACGTGCGCGACTTCACCTTTCGGTCCGAGACCGACTTCACCCCCGGGTACCGCGACCGCACCTACGACCTGGGTCGCATGAAGCGCGTGTGGTTCGGCCTGTCGCCCTTCAACACCGACTGGCGCGGGCCGGCGCACACCTTTTTGTCGTTCGAGTTTTCCGACGGGCAGTTCGTCAGCGTGTCGGTGGAGGCGCGGCGGGAGGCGGGCGAGGAGTACTCGGTGTGGAAGGGGCTGCTGCGCCGGTTCGAGGTGATCTACGTCATCGGCGAGGAGCGCGACGTGATCGGCGTGCGCGCGGTGACGTGGAAGGACGCCGTGTACCTGTATCCCGCCAAGGCTACACCGGACCAGGCCCGCGCGCTCTTCGTGGACATGATGAAGCACGCGCAGCGGCTGGAGCGCGAGCCCGAGTTCTACAACACCCTCTGGAACAACTGCACCACCAGCATCCTGGAGCCGGTGAACCGCATCGCCACCGAGAAGATCCCCTTCGGCGTGCGCGTGGTGCTTCCCGGCTACTCCGACAAGCTGGCGATGGACCACGGGCTGCTGGACACCGACCTGCCGCTGGAGCAGGCGCGGCAGAAGTTCCAGGTGAACGAACGCGCGCAGGCGGCCATCCACGCACCGGACTTCTCCACGCGCATCCGTTCGTGA
- a CDS encoding SEC-C domain-containing protein, translating into MKPSRNDPCPCGSGKKYKACHLAADESAVRAERRLGRPAALEARVTEVARRAPVWEADVVPLQEMFRETGEPGSLVIVGAGGMIVSGDVLARRCVGLAARAAAVLGAVTAAGAKTGLLPERLRVRDAKLAEVLAPELERRAITVESGVLAELDEAIEGSLQHLARGGATGAASTLWAWAETEATADELAEFHGAAAVFFRAEPWQALADSNTLMLRFPGEDEPWAVSVMGAGGMYYGFAIYSDLRDPDILAEQEPTGGEFISAMRGWSLTLSFDAPKDLSRPMRREVASAGWELAGSDAYPSLFSLRLPGRRITAELLNRLARASRAIAAFTSQERPQVPFVDPLTGVTVAFLHAGSALPWPPLEQAHAIGAEGPGADPEAVLRVRGDPDLVGPDEAERLDRFLAWLDGQRPSRAAREREARTALTWGRMLVASSLPAGSATEYDLRRFLYEFVVDFDPIPKAIAKHLTRSLRRLFRYFAEHERIVYPWADRVLAELDEIAHGVDDVRDVLDAAGGYAEEDYERRLFIPAPTVPGLTRGWTSMAGAAAARWQELQRRWLIWYDEAVRSGITDLGDLHDVLVGRQRQWENTPHPDLGGQSPKRVLSDFEREHPGEAEDWDEDDEMLDDIF; encoded by the coding sequence ATGAAGCCCTCCCGGAACGACCCGTGCCCCTGCGGCTCGGGAAAGAAATACAAGGCCTGCCACCTGGCGGCCGACGAGTCTGCCGTGCGTGCGGAGCGGAGGCTGGGACGCCCGGCTGCCCTGGAGGCCCGGGTGACGGAGGTCGCCCGCCGCGCGCCCGTGTGGGAAGCCGACGTGGTGCCCCTGCAGGAGATGTTTCGCGAGACCGGCGAACCCGGGTCCCTGGTGATCGTTGGCGCGGGGGGAATGATCGTGTCCGGCGACGTGCTGGCGCGCCGCTGCGTGGGCCTGGCTGCCCGCGCCGCCGCCGTCCTGGGCGCCGTCACGGCGGCGGGCGCGAAGACGGGGCTGCTGCCCGAGCGCCTGCGCGTCCGCGATGCGAAACTGGCCGAGGTGCTGGCGCCGGAGCTGGAACGCCGCGCCATCACGGTGGAATCCGGCGTGCTGGCCGAGCTGGACGAGGCGATCGAGGGGTCGCTCCAGCACCTGGCGCGCGGGGGTGCCACCGGTGCCGCAAGCACCCTGTGGGCGTGGGCCGAAACGGAGGCGACGGCCGACGAGCTGGCCGAGTTCCACGGCGCGGCGGCGGTCTTCTTCCGCGCGGAGCCCTGGCAGGCGCTGGCGGACAGCAACACCCTCATGCTTCGCTTCCCCGGCGAGGACGAGCCCTGGGCGGTGAGCGTGATGGGCGCGGGGGGCATGTACTACGGCTTTGCCATCTACTCGGACCTGAGGGACCCGGACATCCTCGCCGAGCAGGAACCAACGGGCGGCGAGTTCATCTCTGCCATGCGGGGCTGGTCGCTGACGCTCAGCTTCGACGCGCCGAAAGATCTGTCGAGGCCCATGCGGCGCGAGGTGGCGTCTGCCGGGTGGGAGCTGGCGGGCTCCGACGCATATCCCTCGCTGTTCAGCCTGCGGCTGCCGGGCCGCCGCATCACCGCGGAGCTGCTGAACCGCCTGGCCAGAGCGAGCCGGGCCATCGCGGCGTTCACGAGCCAGGAACGGCCCCAGGTTCCCTTCGTGGACCCGCTGACCGGCGTCACGGTCGCGTTCCTGCACGCCGGAAGCGCGTTGCCATGGCCGCCGCTGGAGCAGGCACACGCCATCGGGGCGGAAGGGCCCGGGGCAGACCCGGAGGCGGTGCTGAGGGTGCGCGGCGACCCGGACCTGGTTGGGCCGGACGAGGCAGAGCGGCTGGACCGCTTTCTCGCGTGGCTGGATGGGCAGCGGCCCTCTCGTGCGGCGCGCGAACGTGAGGCCAGAACGGCGCTCACCTGGGGGCGCATGCTGGTCGCCTCCAGTCTGCCCGCCGGCTCCGCCACCGAGTACGACCTGCGCAGGTTCCTGTACGAGTTCGTCGTCGACTTCGATCCCATCCCCAAGGCGATCGCCAAGCACCTCACGCGCTCGCTGCGCCGCCTGTTCCGCTACTTCGCGGAGCACGAGAGAATCGTCTACCCCTGGGCCGACAGGGTCCTCGCGGAACTCGACGAGATCGCCCACGGGGTGGACGACGTTCGCGACGTGCTGGACGCGGCCGGCGGATACGCGGAGGAGGACTACGAGCGGCGTCTGTTCATCCCGGCGCCCACCGTACCGGGGCTTACGCGCGGCTGGACGAGCATGGCAGGCGCGGCCGCGGCGCGATGGCAGGAACTGCAGCGCCGCTGGCTGATCTGGTACGACGAGGCCGTGCGGTCGGGGATCACGGACCTGGGCGATCTGCACGACGTGCTGGTCGGCAGGCAGCGCCAGTGGGAGAACACTCCGCATCCCGACCTGGGCGGCCAGTCACCCAAGCGCGTGTTGAGCGATTTCGAACGGGAGCACCCCGGCGAGGCGGAGGACTGGGACGAGGACGATGAGATGCTCGACGACATCTTCTGA
- a CDS encoding phosphatidate cytidylyltransferase — MKRELARKAIHVSSTALPLLVWVVPRPVALAVLLPGAAVALGIDLARHRHRGFRYHFLRRTRTMLRTHERHGLAGATYMAVAYAAALVLFPKPVAVAAMLFNGLGDAAAALVGKRWGRHRTSWGKSWEGFAAGLVTDLGVAGAVCLVAPSVPFAAAAFGALVASTVEFAPLPLDDNVRVTLAGGAAIVLGMVLLS; from the coding sequence ATGAAGCGCGAACTGGCGCGGAAGGCGATTCACGTGTCGTCGACGGCGCTGCCGCTGCTGGTGTGGGTGGTGCCGCGCCCGGTGGCGCTGGCGGTGCTGCTGCCCGGTGCCGCCGTCGCGCTGGGGATCGACCTGGCGCGGCACCGGCACCGCGGCTTTCGCTACCACTTCCTTCGCCGCACGCGCACCATGCTGCGCACGCACGAGCGGCACGGGCTGGCGGGGGCCACGTACATGGCCGTCGCGTACGCGGCGGCGCTGGTGCTGTTTCCCAAGCCCGTTGCGGTCGCCGCGATGCTGTTCAACGGCTTGGGCGACGCGGCGGCGGCGCTCGTCGGCAAGCGGTGGGGGCGGCACCGCACGTCGTGGGGGAAGAGCTGGGAGGGATTCGCGGCGGGGCTGGTGACGGACCTGGGGGTCGCAGGAGCTGTCTGCCTGGTGGCCCCCTCAGTCCCGTTCGCGGCCGCCGCGTTCGGGGCGCTCGTCGCCTCCACCGTGGAGTTCGCCCCGCTGCCGCTGGACGACAACGTACGCGTGACGCTTGCGGGCGGCGCGGCGATCGTGCTGGGGATGGTGCTGCTGTCGTAG
- a CDS encoding alpha/beta hydrolase: MTTAAATGGGEGWTHHEAVVNNVRLHWVEAGEGPLVVLLHGFPQFWWAWRWQIPALAAAGFRVVAPDLRGYNLSEKPARVAAYRIEQLMADVVGLVRHLGVEKAHVVGHDWGGVIAWWMGMLAPQHVDRLVILNAPHPRAFARELMTPDQMLRSWYAAAFQLPILPEAAFRRGDFALLERIFRGEAVRPGAFTDQDIQLYREAAARPGAIKAMLDYYRAAARHSSPRSRRIALPTLVIWGDRDPALSVRLTNGLEKWVPDIRVEHLPEASHWVMEEFPDRVNELLLGFLREGASSHA, encoded by the coding sequence ATGACGACCGCAGCGGCGACGGGGGGCGGGGAAGGGTGGACGCACCACGAGGCGGTGGTGAACAACGTCCGGCTGCACTGGGTGGAGGCGGGCGAGGGGCCGCTGGTGGTTCTCCTCCACGGATTTCCGCAGTTCTGGTGGGCGTGGCGTTGGCAGATCCCGGCGCTGGCGGCCGCGGGCTTCCGCGTGGTGGCGCCCGACCTGCGCGGCTACAACCTGTCGGAAAAGCCGGCGCGCGTGGCGGCGTACCGCATCGAGCAGCTGATGGCGGACGTGGTGGGGCTGGTGCGGCACCTGGGGGTGGAGAAGGCGCACGTGGTGGGCCATGACTGGGGCGGGGTGATCGCCTGGTGGATGGGGATGCTGGCGCCCCAGCACGTGGACCGTCTGGTGATCCTGAACGCGCCGCACCCCAGGGCCTTCGCCCGGGAGCTGATGACGCCGGACCAGATGCTGCGGTCCTGGTACGCCGCGGCCTTCCAGCTGCCCATCCTTCCCGAGGCCGCGTTCCGCCGGGGCGACTTCGCGCTGCTCGAACGCATCTTCCGGGGCGAGGCGGTGCGGCCCGGGGCGTTCACCGACCAGGACATCCAGCTGTACCGCGAAGCCGCGGCGCGACCGGGCGCCATCAAGGCCATGCTCGACTACTACCGCGCGGCGGCCCGCCACTCGTCGCCCCGCTCCCGCAGGATCGCGCTGCCCACGCTGGTGATCTGGGGCGACCGCGACCCGGCGCTGTCGGTGCGGCTGACGAACGGGCTGGAGAAGTGGGTCCCCGACATCCGGGTGGAGCACCTTCCCGAGGCGAGCCACTGGGTGATGGAGGAGTTTCCGGACCGGGTGAACGAGCTGCTGCTCGGGTTCCTGCGCGAGGGGGCGAGCTCGCATGCGTAG
- a CDS encoding LpqB family beta-propeller domain-containing protein: MRRKPLVSVCLLAFAACTDGPTQQPPAEVPAIVFCRGGIVTCWLTAVNPDGTGARRLSPDPATEPAWSPDGKRVAFINWKDQNAELYVWNVDGSTRRLTRTEARREMSPAWSPDGTRIVFAGWGSGVEQHLFVIDADGSGERQLTGDVRQGWRPDWSPDGRTIAFQVDRQIMLVDADGSNTRTLGSGEGPAWSPDGTRIAYSRSGLSSPDVGGLYTMAAGGGDVRRVTTGLDDSEPDWSPDGSGMVFVRSSGGRLALHGVNADGSGIRAVASDSLRNLQPSWRP; the protein is encoded by the coding sequence ATGCGCCGCAAACCGCTGGTTTCCGTGTGCCTGCTGGCGTTCGCCGCGTGCACGGACGGGCCTACCCAACAGCCGCCCGCCGAGGTTCCCGCCATCGTGTTCTGCCGCGGCGGAATCGTGACCTGCTGGCTGACGGCCGTGAACCCGGACGGCACGGGGGCGCGGCGGCTCTCGCCGGACCCCGCCACGGAGCCGGCCTGGTCGCCCGACGGCAAGCGCGTCGCGTTCATCAACTGGAAAGACCAGAACGCCGAGCTCTACGTCTGGAACGTGGACGGATCCACGCGCCGGCTCACGCGTACGGAGGCGCGCCGGGAGATGTCACCCGCATGGTCGCCGGATGGTACCCGGATCGTGTTCGCGGGCTGGGGGTCGGGGGTGGAGCAGCACCTCTTCGTGATCGATGCCGATGGGAGCGGCGAACGCCAGCTGACCGGCGACGTGCGCCAGGGCTGGAGGCCCGACTGGTCACCGGACGGACGGACGATCGCGTTTCAGGTAGATCGCCAGATCATGCTCGTAGACGCGGACGGCTCCAACACGCGGACGCTGGGTTCCGGCGAGGGGCCGGCCTGGTCTCCCGACGGGACTCGGATTGCATATTCGCGCAGCGGCCTCTCGTCGCCCGACGTGGGCGGCCTGTATACAATGGCTGCTGGCGGGGGTGACGTGCGGCGGGTCACGACGGGTTTGGACGACAGCGAACCGGACTGGTCCCCGGACGGAAGCGGGATGGTCTTCGTGCGGAGCAGCGGCGGGCGATTGGCGCTGCACGGGGTGAACGCCGACGGGAGCGGCATCCGCGCCGTCGCCAGCGACTCCCTCCGCAACCTCCAGCCCTCCTGGCGCCCCTGA